In Candidatus Pantoea floridensis, the genomic window TTTTCACTAGCTCTGCCGCAGGCATCTCTCGCGCCAGTGCAGCGCCCTGACCGGCCCACTGAGCACCAAATCCATGATCACCTTTGGCCGCTGCAGCGGCAGCCAGCGCTTTGCCTAGCGCGTAGGCCAGCGGATAAGGCGGAATGGAATCCTGCGCAAATCCACGCGCCAGGTGGCAAAAATCGTTAGTGATACATCTGGCCGAACGGCCAGAGATGGCCGCAATAATCTCGGTGCTATTGGCCTGCTCGCTGTTTAACGCCTGACGATAAGCCGCATTGGCGGCTGATTCCGGGCACAAGATAAACGCGGTACCTAACTGTACGCCCGCCACGCCCAGCTTGAGCATGGCAGCAATTCCCGCACCATCCATCACCCCACCCGCGGCAATTAATGGCAGGCGCGAAACCTTGCGAAGCGTTTGTACCAGCGTAAAGGTGCTGAGCTGCTGATCTTCATCTGCAGGATTAAACATCCCGCGATGTCCCCCGGCCTCAATGCCCTGCGCGACAATAAAATCGATGTCGGCGGCTTCGATAGCCTGTGCTTCAGCAAGGCTAGTTGCGCTCGCAAGCGTAATAATGCCGCGGCTTTTCAATCGCTGCACAAATGCGGCGGAAGGTAACCCGAAATGGAAACTCACTGCGGCAGGTGCGTTAGCCAGCAGCACCTCCAGCATCGCGTCGTTATCGAGGAAAGTTTGATAAATCTCCGACAGCGACGCGGGCAGCGCCGCATCATAACGCTCAAATACGGGCTGGAAGCGTGTAATCCACGCCTGTTCTAACTGCGCATTGCGCTGTACCGGCGCGTGACAAAAGACGTTGACGTTAATGGGCGCGGAGGTCAGAGAACGTGTTTTACGGATCATGATATCCGCCTGCTGCGGCGTTGAAGCACCTACGCTGATCGATCCCAGCGCGCCGCTGTTACTGACCGCCGCCGCCATTTCCGGCGTGGAGACGCCCGCCATCGGCGCCTGGATAATCGGATAGGTGAGATTGAGCGTCTGACATAAAGAAGGGTTCATCATTTACCTGCTTAATTCGCTATGCGTTACCACGTTAAAGCCCTCTTCACTCTGGGGCGCAACGAAGTAGCTGCTGATCAGCGCAAACTGCGCATCGGTTGCGGCGAAGTCATGCTGCCCGCTGGCGTTGCGCGCATGCAGGCGTGTTTTACACACGTCATCGGGCACATCAAGATAATGGAGCTGATGCTCTGCCCCGGCGCTGTGGATCACCGCCTTCATCCACTGCCGTTGATTGACAGTATTGGCTGGAAAATCCAGCACGACCGAAACGCCACGCTGCAACAAGGCGATCAGGTGCGGCGTCATCGCGTTACGCAACTTACCCGCACAACGCAAATAATCAGCCACATCATGCATCTCTTCGGCAAATAGATGGGCCAACCACGCATCCTCGCTGACGATCACCGCACCCGTGTGCTGCGCCAGCTGATGGGCCAACGTTGATTTCCCGGCAGCAATTTTGCCACAAAGCAGATGTAAGGTCGGGCGGGATGTCGATGCGCACACAGATTCCATAAAACAGCTCCAGATAAGATGACGCATTAACATGCCGCGAAATTGCCGCCCAGTAAAGGCTGGCAGCTACACTTAGAACATCGCTACCTACAACAGGAGAAGCCCGATGCATAAAATCGACTTTCCGGTCAGCAAAGCGCGGAAATATCTGGAGCCGGGTCCGGTGGTATTAGTGAGTTCTCAGTATGAGGATCGACGCGACATCATGACGCTCGGCTGGCACACCATTCTGGAATTTTCGCCGTCGCTGGTTGGCTGCATGATCGCTGGCGGCAACCACAGCCATGAACTGATCCGCCAGAGCGGCCAGTGCGTGATCAACGTCCCATCGGCGGATCTGGTCGACAACGTGGTGGCGATTGGTAATAGCCACGGCGATCGCCTTGATAAGTTT contains:
- a CDS encoding NAD(P)H-dependent flavin oxidoreductase; the protein is MNPSLCQTLNLTYPIIQAPMAGVSTPEMAAAVSNSGALGSISVGASTPQQADIMIRKTRSLTSAPINVNVFCHAPVQRNAQLEQAWITRFQPVFERYDAALPASLSEIYQTFLDNDAMLEVLLANAPAAVSFHFGLPSAAFVQRLKSRGIITLASATSLAEAQAIEAADIDFIVAQGIEAGGHRGMFNPADEDQQLSTFTLVQTLRKVSRLPLIAAGGVMDGAGIAAMLKLGVAGVQLGTAFILCPESAANAAYRQALNSEQANSTEIIAAISGRSARCITNDFCHLARGFAQDSIPPYPLAYALGKALAAAAAAKGDHGFGAQWAGQGAALAREMPAAELVKTLVAEWQAA
- a CDS encoding AAA family ATPase, coding for MESVCASTSRPTLHLLCGKIAAGKSTLAHQLAQHTGAVIVSEDAWLAHLFAEEMHDVADYLRCAGKLRNAMTPHLIALLQRGVSVVLDFPANTVNQRQWMKAVIHSAGAEHQLHYLDVPDDVCKTRLHARNASGQHDFAATDAQFALISSYFVAPQSEEGFNVVTHSELSR
- a CDS encoding flavin reductase family protein; the protein is MHKIDFPVSKARKYLEPGPVVLVSSQYEDRRDIMTLGWHTILEFSPSLVGCMIAGGNHSHELIRQSGQCVINVPSADLVDNVVAIGNSHGDRLDKFDAFKLTPEPASVVNVPLINECFASFECQLYDDSMVNNYNFFIFEIVKAHVTETPEFPPTLHYTGEGRFSVMSKLLLDKRDDFKPEMLI